A stretch of the Teretinema zuelzerae genome encodes the following:
- a CDS encoding YdeI/OmpD-associated family protein has product MNEDVVVLEFENRVKYREWLVINHKKENSIRIEFKKGNKDFTANDALEESICFGWIDGVMKSINDERYRKYFSKRKDVHKWSEKNKQIFKKMVDNNAMTKSGVDVYLPEISNENTQLSIEDKIECLRNVLQTMPEIVRLYNEKPLSKQKQFAGFYCDAKTEETKNKRRNKIIDALQNNYNGMLY; this is encoded by the coding sequence ATGAATGAAGATGTTGTTGTTCTTGAATTTGAGAATAGGGTTAAATATAGAGAATGGTTGGTAATTAATCACAAAAAAGAAAATAGTATTCGGATAGAGTTTAAAAAGGGTAATAAAGATTTTACTGCAAATGACGCACTAGAGGAATCAATCTGCTTTGGATGGATTGATGGGGTTATGAAGTCAATAAATGATGAAAGATATAGAAAATATTTTTCAAAAAGAAAAGATGTTCATAAATGGTCAGAGAAGAATAAGCAAATATTTAAGAAAATGGTAGATAATAATGCAATGACAAAATCCGGTGTTGATGTTTATTTACCAGAAATTAGCAACGAAAATACTCAATTAAGTATAGAAGATAAAATAGAGTGTTTAAGAAATGTGCTTCAAACAATGCCCGAAATAGTAAGATTATACAATGAAAAACCATTATCAAAACAAAAGCAATTTGCTGGCTTTTATTGTGATGCTAAAACCGAAGAAACAAAAAATAAAAGAAGAAATAAAATAATTGATGCACTCCAAAATAACTATAACGGAATGTTGTATTAA
- a CDS encoding class I SAM-dependent methyltransferase — protein sequence MEKVYQKNPKKIFDFIQFILSKKSLIKIDKILDFGCGTGIDSLFLSKNMYSVTGYDVSEKMLKLAQKKVSNDEYKLKFTNDLNAEKYDCIFSYGAFGHILSNENIKNTLNTIYNSLNPGGVFILHQENILGIIKYIKNRKHIFKDNGFKYKVKLDYKVDLLKSYLIETQKIKILKGSKVINFIQENHIFRNWTYPEGMFFLENSGFKNIECYSSLNDRIEISGNEIGLIYCCIKEKLSNN from the coding sequence ATGGAAAAAGTATATCAAAAAAATCCCAAGAAGATTTTTGATTTTATACAATTTATTTTAAGTAAAAAATCTTTAATCAAAATAGATAAAATACTGGATTTTGGATGTGGGACTGGAATAGATTCATTATTTCTCTCAAAAAATATGTATTCTGTAACTGGATATGATGTATCAGAAAAAATGTTAAAATTAGCTCAAAAAAAAGTAAGCAATGATGAATATAAGCTAAAATTCACTAACGATTTAAATGCAGAAAAATATGATTGTATATTTTCATATGGAGCATTTGGGCATATTTTATCAAATGAAAATATTAAGAACACATTAAATACAATTTATAATTCATTAAATCCAGGAGGAGTATTTATTCTTCATCAGGAAAATATTTTAGGAATAATAAAATATATTAAAAATCGTAAACATATCTTCAAAGATAATGGATTCAAATATAAAGTAAAATTAGATTATAAAGTGGATTTATTAAAAAGTTATTTAATCGAAACTCAAAAAATAAAAATATTAAAAGGATCTAAAGTAATTAATTTTATTCAAGAAAACCACATATTTCGAAATTGGACATATCCTGAAGGTATGTTTTTTTTGGAAAATTCTGGTTTTAAGAATATAGAATGTTATTCATCGTTAAATGACCGCATTGAAATATCTGGAAATGAAATTGGTTTGATTTACTGTTGTATAAAGGAAAAATTATCTAACAACTAG
- a CDS encoding type II toxin-antitoxin system Phd/YefM family antitoxin: MLVETDRIIPITRLQKELTQTVRELSETGEAVYILKNNNMEAVMVPFSEYEYLINLEEMFEYYEINDMIKSRIQNYNANNSVAWEQIKE; this comes from the coding sequence ATGTTAGTAGAAACAGATAGAATTATACCTATTACAAGACTACAAAAAGAGCTTACTCAAACTGTAAGAGAATTATCTGAAACAGGAGAAGCAGTTTATATTCTTAAGAATAATAATATGGAAGCGGTAATGGTTCCTTTCTCGGAATATGAATACTTAATAAATCTCGAAGAAATGTTTGAGTATTATGAAATTAATGACATGATAAAATCACGTATTCAAAATTATAATGCTAATAATTCTGTTGCTTGGGAACAAATTAAGGAATAA
- a CDS encoding type II toxin-antitoxin system RelE family toxin: MEYKIVFIPEAAKDYKDLDGSVKKSINTKIEELKKNPFLGEKLGHKFNMDLSGFYKIYAHGKKFRIVYRMITPEKIEVLEVWGIGKREKEEIYRTIGKRLQEENNK, translated from the coding sequence GTGGAATACAAAATAGTCTTTATTCCTGAAGCTGCGAAAGATTATAAAGATCTTGATGGTAGTGTTAAAAAGAGTATAAACACAAAAATTGAAGAATTGAAAAAAAATCCTTTTTTAGGAGAAAAGCTTGGTCATAAATTTAATATGGACCTTTCTGGCTTTTATAAAATATATGCGCATGGTAAAAAATTCAGGATTGTATATCGAATGATTACGCCAGAGAAAATTGAAGTCCTTGAGGTATGGGGAATTGGAAAACGAGAAAAAGAAGAAATTTATAGAACTATTGGAAAAAGATTACAGGAAGAAAACAATAAATAA